A genomic region of Pseudoalteromonas rubra contains the following coding sequences:
- a CDS encoding HDOD domain-containing protein, whose protein sequence is MAISLTQQEKLILKTVNIPPRPQALLQFSEEAKLPEPNITKISDILQSDVAISAAILQVVNSAAFRRSREIDSIEQAVMILGLKRLIPLVKAVALKSSVDLPAALSDFWETQSDIGQHASLICNRLNRPALANHAYMLGLFHGVGIPILCQHFDDYQNVLDKAQTDGWTEASQFEFARYHTSHGTIGALLAQQWRLPKIVINVIYYQHDVDGILTSGELDNIGNDLLSILKIARHKTYLATTPVSEQNPEWQVIKDDVMDYLDISDEELDELWGESSE, encoded by the coding sequence ATGGCCATATCTCTCACCCAGCAAGAAAAACTCATTTTAAAAACGGTCAATATTCCGCCAAGACCACAGGCACTGTTGCAGTTTTCAGAAGAAGCTAAGCTCCCGGAACCCAACATCACTAAAATTTCAGACATATTGCAAAGCGATGTGGCGATCAGTGCTGCTATTTTGCAGGTAGTGAATTCAGCTGCCTTTCGCCGCAGCCGCGAAATTGACTCCATTGAACAAGCAGTCATGATACTGGGTTTAAAGCGGCTTATTCCGCTAGTTAAAGCGGTGGCTTTGAAGTCTTCTGTTGATTTACCTGCTGCACTAAGCGATTTCTGGGAAACGCAGTCCGATATTGGTCAACACGCTTCTCTCATTTGTAACCGCCTTAACCGGCCTGCGCTGGCAAATCACGCCTACATGCTTGGTTTATTTCATGGCGTTGGGATCCCCATTTTGTGCCAGCACTTTGATGACTATCAAAACGTACTGGATAAAGCGCAGACAGACGGCTGGACCGAAGCCAGTCAATTTGAGTTTGCCCGCTACCACACTAGCCATGGCACTATAGGCGCGTTACTCGCTCAACAGTGGCGCCTGCCAAAGATCGTGATTAACGTTATTTACTACCAACATGACGTAGACGGTATTCTCACGTCCGGGGAGTTGGATAACATTGGTAATGACTTGCTGTCGATTTTAAAAATTGCCCGCCATAAAACCTATTTAGCTACAACCCCAGTAAGTGAACAAAATCCGGAGTGGCAAGTAATCAAAGACGATGTCATGGATTATCTGGATATTTCTGACGAAGAGCTCGACGAGTTGTGGGGTGAATCATCAGAATAG
- a CDS encoding methyl-accepting chemotaxis protein — translation MPVKFKFKVIAVSASVLFLALLLLSLKQYFLLKDNLQQQVNDSVGEIIQGISNTVTSQMQGAIDLAVLTTGLVEQSDSLKQALPLISQPKLKETFLLIGYGEDATGNYVASDPGWDPGPTWDPRVRPWFAGAKQANQLIVTAPYADSVSKEIVVSVGTPVKKGGRFHGAIFFDVSLAKLGNMINSFELFDSGFAFMVSKDGTIISHPDTELNGQQASQFLGRTQVSQTVQEIMMNNRTYLITFKDVEGLDWYVGVALEKDKVFAAVDTMAQDATLFSLIAVIAAVVVLSLVINLLLKPLEDINVAMANIAQGHADLTVRLEASNEPEFASLAENFNRFTSRLQTLIADIQQLGHEVLEDARQTSTGANQATMAIEQQLNALNTLTTATANMSSTEQQVANTAQQAADAIQNTDNLASNGETIVAESTDAITDLSVQIKRAVDVVAELEVSSSGIEQILSVINGIAEQTNLLALNAAIEAARAGESGRGFAVVADEVRTLAQRTQEATTEIKAMIDQLQSGAQSAVGVMNQSQTIVEKSVSKANDTREALDAIRQSIASIVDLNVSIANMISEQKHVVEEVNHNASQIRNLSDTVFDEAKAVDHTMQSQVEKIAKQEDMLEQFRV, via the coding sequence ATGCCTGTGAAGTTCAAATTTAAGGTAATAGCCGTCTCAGCCTCAGTGCTCTTTCTGGCCCTGTTATTACTATCACTTAAACAGTATTTTTTACTGAAAGATAATTTACAACAACAAGTCAATGATAGTGTAGGAGAAATCATTCAGGGGATCAGTAACACTGTGACCTCGCAGATGCAAGGTGCCATTGATTTGGCAGTATTGACCACTGGACTGGTCGAACAAAGCGACTCACTTAAACAAGCCCTGCCCTTGATCTCACAACCCAAATTAAAAGAAACATTTCTGTTGATTGGCTATGGCGAAGACGCGACCGGCAACTATGTTGCAAGCGATCCAGGATGGGATCCCGGACCAACCTGGGACCCAAGGGTGCGGCCATGGTTCGCCGGCGCTAAACAAGCTAATCAATTGATAGTGACAGCACCTTATGCCGATTCAGTGAGTAAAGAAATTGTGGTATCTGTTGGCACACCCGTTAAGAAAGGCGGCCGTTTCCATGGCGCTATCTTCTTTGATGTCAGCCTCGCCAAACTCGGTAATATGATCAATTCTTTCGAACTATTTGATTCTGGTTTTGCGTTTATGGTGAGTAAAGATGGCACCATTATTTCGCACCCCGATACCGAGTTAAACGGTCAGCAAGCAAGTCAATTTTTAGGCCGGACCCAGGTGTCTCAAACGGTGCAAGAAATTATGATGAATAACCGCACCTATTTGATCACCTTTAAGGACGTCGAAGGTTTGGATTGGTATGTGGGTGTCGCGCTCGAAAAAGACAAAGTATTTGCTGCTGTCGATACGATGGCTCAGGACGCCACTTTATTTTCACTCATCGCAGTGATTGCGGCCGTTGTTGTATTGTCATTGGTCATTAACTTGCTCCTTAAGCCCCTTGAAGACATCAATGTGGCGATGGCTAATATAGCCCAGGGACACGCAGATCTGACTGTTCGTCTTGAGGCATCTAACGAACCCGAATTTGCGTCACTGGCTGAAAACTTCAACCGCTTTACTTCCCGCTTGCAAACGCTCATTGCTGATATTCAACAACTTGGACATGAAGTATTAGAAGATGCCCGGCAGACGTCTACCGGGGCCAATCAGGCCACCATGGCCATTGAGCAACAACTCAATGCCCTCAATACTTTAACGACTGCCACAGCGAACATGTCAAGCACAGAACAACAAGTTGCAAACACAGCACAACAGGCAGCCGACGCCATTCAGAACACCGACAACCTCGCCAGCAATGGAGAAACCATAGTTGCAGAATCAACCGACGCCATTACGGATTTGTCTGTGCAAATCAAACGCGCTGTGGATGTTGTCGCTGAACTCGAAGTATCGTCCTCAGGCATAGAGCAGATATTATCTGTTATCAACGGGATTGCTGAGCAAACCAACCTGTTAGCACTAAACGCTGCAATTGAAGCCGCACGGGCTGGCGAATCTGGTCGCGGTTTTGCGGTAGTTGCCGATGAAGTCAGAACCCTGGCACAACGTACACAAGAAGCAACAACCGAAATTAAAGCCATGATAGATCAGCTGCAAAGCGGTGCTCAAAGTGCGGTTGGTGTTATGAATCAAAGTCAGACCATAGTGGAAAAGTCGGTCAGCAAAGCTAATGACACCCGGGAGGCACTGGATGCAATCCGACAGTCTATTGCCAGCATTGTCGATTTAAATGTCAGCATCGCCAATATGATCAGTGAGCAGAAACACGTAGTAGAAGAAGTTAATCATAATGCTTCGCAGATCCGTAACCTGTCTGACACTGTATTTGATGAAGCCAAAGCAGTTGACCACACAATGCAATCTCAGGTAGAAAAAATTGCTAAGCAGGAAGACATGTTAGAACAGTTCAGGGTGTAA
- a CDS encoding PilZ domain-containing protein — translation MHSDLKDTFEQYFQIAESNQINLYPVDANMVPKSQAQLEAAIPPLFRLANEINELDLNALRPLRNLGDIASDLAAYLQAQSRKIDLIMSHILATEQPEDELLRCDSYGGGGITATLEQDYSLGQDFRTKVFLQHEASAIFCYAQVIDKEALDSGFRYTLAFTQIRDNDQELLVRASLHAQTRQLKKRQSPDENEQNS, via the coding sequence ATGCATAGCGACCTTAAAGACACTTTCGAGCAATATTTTCAGATTGCCGAGTCCAACCAGATTAACCTGTACCCTGTTGACGCCAATATGGTGCCCAAAAGTCAGGCTCAACTAGAAGCTGCCATTCCACCTCTGTTCAGGCTAGCAAACGAAATTAATGAACTGGACCTAAATGCACTGAGGCCACTGCGAAACCTGGGTGATATTGCCAGCGACTTGGCTGCGTATCTGCAAGCCCAGTCACGTAAAATCGACCTGATCATGAGTCATATTCTGGCCACGGAACAACCTGAGGATGAACTACTCAGATGTGACAGCTATGGTGGTGGTGGCATCACAGCTACACTTGAACAAGACTATAGCCTTGGCCAGGACTTCAGAACCAAAGTGTTCTTACAACACGAAGCCAGCGCCATATTTTGTTATGCCCAGGTAATAGATAAAGAAGCGCTTGATTCGGGCTTCCGTTATACCCTGGCCTTCACTCAAATTCGCGATAATGATCAGGAACTGTTGGTCCGCGCCAGCTTGCATGCCCAAACCCGGCAGTTAAAAAAGCGTCAGTCACCTGACGAAAATGAACAAAATAGCTGA
- a CDS encoding agmatine deiminase family protein — protein sequence MSFTLLPEWATQDAVMLTWPHQNTDWADILPQVEPVYIALCQQISQVEKVVIVAHNAELKAHIEQKLTAADVDMTQIVFVVAPCNDTWARDHGPLTTQDASGRISVKDFTFNGWGNKFAAELDNQINAHLHAQVVNPQNHYEAIELVLEGGGIEIDEAGTLLTTSECLLNPNRNPHLTKTELEQKLSEILGAKQFLWLDHGFLAGDDTDSHIDTLVRFAPNNTLIYVSCDDPKDAHYEALSAMETQLKSFRTPQGQPYNLVALPWPKAVFNDEGDRLPATYANYLIINDTVLMPLYGDDNDARALTQLQSAHPERTVIGIDCLPIIHQFGSLHCITMQLPAGFLKQD from the coding sequence ATGAGTTTTACACTTTTACCCGAGTGGGCAACACAAGATGCCGTGATGCTTACCTGGCCACATCAAAATACTGACTGGGCAGACATATTACCCCAGGTTGAACCCGTTTATATCGCTTTGTGTCAGCAGATCTCTCAAGTTGAGAAGGTCGTCATCGTAGCGCACAATGCCGAGCTAAAAGCACATATAGAACAAAAACTCACAGCAGCCGATGTCGACATGACACAAATCGTGTTCGTGGTTGCGCCCTGTAACGATACATGGGCCCGTGATCATGGACCACTGACTACGCAAGATGCGTCAGGTCGAATCTCCGTAAAAGACTTCACCTTTAATGGTTGGGGTAACAAGTTTGCAGCTGAGCTTGATAATCAGATTAACGCGCACCTGCACGCTCAGGTGGTTAACCCCCAAAACCACTATGAAGCTATCGAACTGGTGCTTGAAGGCGGTGGGATTGAAATCGACGAAGCAGGCACTTTGTTAACCACGTCTGAGTGCTTGCTTAACCCAAATCGTAATCCGCACCTGACTAAAACCGAGCTAGAGCAAAAACTGAGCGAGATTTTAGGTGCCAAACAGTTTCTCTGGTTAGACCATGGCTTCCTGGCCGGTGATGATACCGACAGTCACATTGATACGCTGGTCCGCTTTGCGCCTAATAATACGCTGATATACGTCAGCTGCGACGATCCAAAAGATGCGCATTATGAAGCCCTCAGCGCGATGGAGACACAACTGAAGTCATTCCGTACGCCACAAGGCCAGCCATATAACCTGGTCGCCCTGCCCTGGCCTAAAGCCGTATTCAATGATGAAGGCGACCGTTTGCCGGCCACCTATGCAAATTATCTGATCATCAATGATACCGTTTTGATGCCGCTCTACGGCGATGACAACGACGCCCGCGCACTGACTCAATTGCAAAGCGCACATCCGGAGCGTACCGTCATTGGCATTGACTGCCTGCCTATTATTCATCAGTTTGGCAGCCTCCACTGTATCACTATGCAGCTACCCGCCGGATTTTTAAAACAGGACTAA
- a CDS encoding carbon-nitrogen hydrolase: MSNNTLKVALVQHSNSADLQNNLDKSIAGIRDAAAQGAKLVVLQELHRSLYFCQTEDTDLFDLAETIPGPSTDVFCQLAKELNLVIVASLFEKRATGLYHNTAVVFEANGSIAGQYRKMHIPDDPGFYEKFYFTPGDMGFTPIQTSVGKLGVLVCWDQWFPEGARLMAMAGADMLIYPTAIGWDPRDEQDEQIRQRDAWMIAQRAHAVSNGLPVLSVNRVGHEADPSGQSEGIQFWGNSFVAGPQGELLAHGSESEEQLLVVELDQSRSESVRRIWPYLRDRRIDHYQDLCKIYRD; this comes from the coding sequence ATGAGTAACAACACGTTGAAAGTCGCACTGGTTCAGCACAGTAATAGCGCCGATTTACAAAACAACCTGGATAAGTCCATTGCCGGGATCCGCGATGCAGCGGCTCAGGGCGCGAAACTCGTGGTATTACAAGAGCTGCACCGCAGCCTGTATTTTTGTCAGACTGAAGACACTGACCTGTTTGACCTGGCTGAGACTATTCCGGGCCCAAGCACCGATGTATTTTGTCAGCTCGCCAAAGAGCTGAACCTGGTAATTGTCGCTTCGCTTTTCGAAAAACGTGCAACCGGCTTGTATCACAATACAGCTGTTGTCTTTGAAGCCAATGGCAGCATTGCCGGTCAGTATCGAAAAATGCACATTCCTGACGATCCGGGCTTTTATGAAAAATTCTATTTTACACCTGGCGACATGGGCTTTACGCCTATCCAAACCTCAGTAGGTAAACTGGGTGTATTGGTATGTTGGGATCAATGGTTCCCGGAAGGTGCACGCTTAATGGCCATGGCCGGTGCTGATATGCTGATTTACCCGACGGCAATAGGATGGGACCCTCGCGACGAGCAGGACGAACAAATTCGTCAACGCGATGCCTGGATGATCGCACAGCGCGCCCATGCCGTATCAAATGGCCTGCCCGTTTTAAGTGTGAACCGTGTTGGCCACGAAGCCGACCCAAGTGGCCAAAGTGAAGGTATCCAGTTCTGGGGTAACTCCTTTGTCGCGGGACCACAGGGCGAACTACTGGCACATGGCAGCGAATCTGAAGAACAACTTTTGGTGGTTGAACTTGATCAGAGCCGCAGTGAGTCCGTCAGACGAATTTGGCCATACCTGAGAGATCGTCGTATCGACCATTATCAGGATCTGTGCAAAATTTACCGGGATTAA
- the mfd gene encoding transcription-repair coupling factor: MATAQWNKLPWVKSQKDKIHWGQLVGSSMSIAISEGVRQHDALVVVVTPDTPSALRLETELGYLLGEDKVHVFPDWETLPYDHFSPHQDIISQRLASLNSLRHQHQGVLLLPVSTLMLRTAPPEFIYGNALQFKVGDSLDAQKLKETLAQAGYRNVQQVMEHGEFAVRGSIIDLFPMGSTTPFRLDFFDDELDSIRLFDIETQRSSEQIKSIDLLPAHEFPTNDEDIERFRIAYRETFGASSEQDSIYMQVTRGNWPAGIEYYLPLFYEEIATIFDYLPEQAVFMHLGDIEQAASEFWLDVNNRYENRRVDPLRPLLEPVRLYQNVETLFEGFSRYPRIRLSEASLGTKAGHTNLSAQLVTDVRVDHKQTDPYKPLLDYITEQKKNKGRVLFSVESDGRRESLMTLLKPSGLKLKEFDNFADFAGARNDVGLIVSPLERSVMLDGNKPLSILTEQELLGIKVSQRRRRKHKYDQGQDALIRNLAELKEGQPIVHLDHGVGRYLGLQTIDAAGVATEFVTIIYANEAKLYVPVSALHMLSRYSGGEEASAPLHKLGSDVWEKAKRRAAEKVRDVAAELLDIYAKRQSKPGHLFKLDGQAYREFSDTFPFEETDDQRNAIDAVLGDMQTPLAMDRLVCGDVGFGKTEVAMRAAFVAINDNKQVAVLVPTTLLAQQHYENFRDRFASLPIEVGVLSRFNSTKEQKDTLDKLENGQLDIVIGTHKLLQQSIKYKDLGLLIVDEEHRFGVRQKEKIKQLRADVDILTLTATPIPRTLNMAMSGMRDLSIIATPPAKRLAVKTFVQERNDEVIREAILREIKRGGQVYFLHNNVETIDKTAADIAVLVPEASIAIAHGQMREKELEQLMSDFYHQKHNVLVCTTIIETGIDIPSANTIIMDRADKLGLAQMHQLRGRVGRSHHQAYAYLLTRNSQTLTKDAVKRLQAIESLEDLGAGFALATHDLEIRGAGELLGDEQSGQIQTVGFTLYMEMLEQAVQALKDGKEPTLENLLQQQSDVDLKIPALLPDDYIHDVNMRLSMYKRIASANDEDTQDELKVELIDRFGLLPDAAKNLFSIQLLKSKAAKLGITKVEANQKGGYFEFSASTTVNPTFIIALIQSNPTVYRMEGASKLRFNIEEKNGQERLKLVNAMIDDFQKKAVA, translated from the coding sequence ATGGCAACAGCGCAGTGGAACAAACTTCCCTGGGTCAAATCACAAAAGGATAAAATCCATTGGGGCCAGCTGGTCGGTAGCAGTATGTCCATTGCCATCAGTGAAGGCGTCAGGCAGCATGATGCACTGGTTGTGGTGGTGACACCTGACACGCCAAGCGCATTACGCCTTGAGACTGAGTTAGGTTACTTACTGGGTGAGGACAAAGTTCATGTTTTCCCCGACTGGGAAACCTTACCCTATGATCACTTTTCACCTCATCAGGATATCATTTCGCAGCGCCTTGCCAGCCTGAATTCCCTGCGTCATCAGCATCAGGGCGTATTATTACTGCCTGTGTCCACGTTAATGTTGCGGACTGCACCACCTGAATTTATTTATGGTAATGCCTTACAGTTCAAGGTCGGCGACTCTCTGGATGCACAAAAGCTCAAAGAAACGCTGGCTCAGGCCGGATACCGTAACGTACAGCAGGTGATGGAGCATGGCGAATTTGCTGTCAGAGGCTCTATTATCGACCTGTTCCCAATGGGCAGCACCACGCCATTCCGACTCGACTTTTTCGATGATGAACTGGACAGCATTCGACTCTTTGATATTGAGACGCAGCGCTCCAGCGAACAAATAAAGTCCATCGATTTATTACCCGCACACGAATTCCCAACCAACGACGAAGACATTGAACGTTTTCGCATTGCGTATCGGGAAACCTTTGGTGCGAGTAGCGAACAAGATTCCATTTATATGCAGGTAACCCGGGGCAACTGGCCTGCCGGTATTGAGTATTACCTACCGCTATTTTACGAAGAAATTGCAACCATTTTTGATTACCTGCCAGAACAAGCCGTATTTATGCACCTGGGTGACATCGAACAGGCAGCCTCCGAGTTCTGGCTAGACGTCAACAATCGCTATGAGAACCGACGGGTTGACCCATTGCGCCCACTGCTGGAGCCAGTGCGCCTTTATCAGAACGTCGAAACCCTGTTTGAAGGGTTTTCGCGTTACCCGAGAATTCGCCTGAGTGAAGCTAGCCTGGGCACCAAGGCCGGGCATACCAATCTCAGCGCTCAGCTGGTGACTGATGTCCGTGTTGACCACAAACAGACTGATCCCTACAAGCCACTGCTGGATTACATTACCGAACAGAAAAAGAATAAAGGCCGGGTGTTATTCAGTGTGGAGTCGGATGGTCGCCGCGAATCTCTGATGACCTTACTCAAGCCAAGTGGCCTGAAGCTCAAAGAGTTCGATAATTTTGCAGATTTCGCCGGTGCGCGCAACGACGTGGGCCTGATCGTCAGTCCGCTTGAGCGCTCTGTCATGCTCGACGGAAACAAGCCTTTAAGTATTCTGACTGAGCAAGAATTGCTGGGTATTAAAGTGTCACAGCGGCGCCGTCGTAAACACAAATACGATCAAGGCCAGGATGCACTTATACGCAACCTGGCAGAGCTCAAAGAAGGCCAGCCAATTGTCCACCTGGACCATGGTGTCGGTCGATACCTTGGCCTGCAGACCATTGATGCCGCGGGTGTTGCCACAGAGTTTGTGACCATCATTTATGCCAATGAGGCCAAGCTCTATGTGCCCGTATCTGCACTACACATGCTAAGCCGATACTCCGGGGGGGAAGAAGCCTCAGCCCCGCTGCATAAACTCGGCTCTGACGTCTGGGAAAAAGCCAAACGCCGCGCCGCGGAAAAAGTCCGAGATGTTGCTGCAGAGCTGCTGGACATCTACGCTAAACGTCAAAGCAAGCCGGGTCATTTATTCAAACTCGACGGCCAGGCCTATCGCGAATTCAGTGATACCTTCCCGTTTGAAGAAACTGACGATCAACGTAACGCCATTGACGCCGTACTGGGAGATATGCAAACCCCACTGGCAATGGATCGCCTGGTGTGTGGTGACGTTGGTTTTGGTAAAACAGAAGTCGCTATGCGTGCGGCCTTTGTGGCGATAAATGACAACAAACAAGTTGCCGTGCTGGTGCCCACTACTTTGCTGGCACAGCAGCACTATGAGAACTTCCGCGACCGCTTTGCCTCCTTGCCCATTGAGGTCGGTGTATTATCCCGCTTTAACAGCACGAAAGAGCAAAAAGACACCCTCGACAAGCTTGAAAACGGCCAGCTTGATATTGTGATCGGCACCCACAAACTGCTGCAACAGAGCATCAAGTATAAAGATCTGGGCTTATTGATTGTCGACGAAGAGCACCGCTTCGGGGTAAGACAAAAAGAAAAGATCAAACAGCTACGCGCCGACGTAGACATACTCACGCTCACAGCAACACCTATTCCACGAACCCTGAATATGGCCATGAGTGGCATGCGCGACCTGTCAATCATTGCAACACCACCCGCAAAACGCCTGGCAGTGAAGACCTTTGTGCAGGAGCGCAACGACGAGGTGATCCGCGAAGCCATCCTGCGGGAAATTAAACGCGGCGGTCAGGTGTACTTCTTACACAATAATGTCGAAACCATAGATAAAACGGCAGCCGACATTGCCGTACTGGTGCCTGAGGCCAGCATTGCCATCGCCCATGGCCAGATGCGCGAAAAAGAACTCGAACAGCTGATGAGTGACTTTTATCATCAGAAACACAATGTGCTGGTGTGTACCACCATCATAGAAACCGGTATCGATATCCCGTCAGCTAATACCATCATCATGGACCGTGCCGATAAGCTAGGTCTGGCACAGATGCACCAGTTACGTGGCCGGGTTGGTCGCAGTCACCATCAGGCTTATGCCTACCTGCTGACCCGCAACAGCCAGACGCTGACCAAAGATGCCGTAAAACGACTTCAGGCCATTGAATCACTTGAAGACCTCGGCGCCGGCTTTGCCTTGGCGACGCACGATTTGGAGATCCGGGGCGCGGGTGAACTACTGGGTGATGAACAGAGCGGTCAGATCCAAACCGTCGGCTTTACCCTCTACATGGAAATGCTTGAGCAGGCTGTACAAGCACTTAAAGACGGAAAAGAGCCAACCCTGGAGAATCTGTTACAACAGCAAAGCGATGTGGACCTGAAAATCCCAGCACTGCTGCCTGATGACTATATCCATGATGTAAACATGCGCCTGAGCATGTACAAGCGTATTGCCAGCGCCAATGATGAAGACACGCAGGACGAGCTGAAGGTCGAGCTGATTGACCGCTTTGGATTACTGCCGGATGCCGCGAAAAACCTCTTTAGTATTCAACTTTTGAAATCAAAAGCGGCTAAACTGGGGATCACCAAAGTGGAAGCCAACCAAAAAGGCGGCTACTTTGAGTTCAGTGCCAGTACCACGGTTAACCCGACATTCATCATTGCTCTGATACAAAGCAACCCGACTGTGTACCGCATGGAAGGTGCCAGCAAGTTGCGCTTTAATATCGAAGAGAAAAATGGGCAGGAACGTTTAAAACTGGTAAATGCAATGATTGACGACTTTCAGAAAAAGGCGGTGGCATGA
- a CDS encoding CsiV family protein, translating into MIRTALSLTLLSAALLASASASAKRWYEVELIAFAQQDNEQLQEDFTIENPELDLNRTLDLLTKGYNSAGQQACLNGDSRFDPRTVTSRFVQQDASWHCADGVDYMAQYQQLPLTPHAEPQDHKQSIYLLNQEQLKFDSVLNKLKKKGLEPILHTGWRFPDQSKKRAPNILVYGGQKFEQPASYVARLGAPDDGFISLLSQPKQVAQKEQDPTLWQLQGWMKIHIRHYLYVTSNFDYHYKSDEGDLQSARMSQFTRVYSGDIHYLDHPKMGIIFQIRKYRH; encoded by the coding sequence ATGATAAGGACAGCCCTTTCCCTGACATTACTGAGCGCTGCGCTGCTGGCCTCAGCTTCGGCCAGCGCAAAACGCTGGTATGAAGTTGAGCTGATCGCCTTCGCTCAGCAGGATAACGAGCAACTGCAAGAGGATTTTACGATTGAAAATCCCGAGCTGGATTTAAACCGAACACTGGACCTGCTCACTAAAGGCTACAACAGTGCCGGCCAGCAGGCTTGTCTCAATGGTGACAGTCGCTTTGATCCGCGCACTGTTACCAGCCGCTTTGTTCAACAAGATGCATCCTGGCACTGCGCCGATGGCGTTGACTATATGGCGCAGTATCAACAACTGCCGCTTACGCCCCACGCAGAGCCGCAGGACCATAAACAAAGCATCTACTTGCTCAACCAAGAGCAGCTTAAATTTGACAGCGTGCTCAATAAGTTAAAAAAGAAAGGGTTGGAACCAATTCTGCATACCGGCTGGCGCTTTCCCGACCAAAGTAAAAAGCGCGCCCCAAATATACTCGTTTATGGCGGGCAAAAGTTTGAGCAACCCGCCAGCTATGTGGCCCGTTTAGGTGCCCCGGACGATGGCTTTATCAGCCTGCTGAGCCAACCCAAACAAGTTGCACAAAAGGAACAAGATCCGACACTGTGGCAGCTACAGGGCTGGATGAAAATCCACATACGGCATTATTTATATGTTACCAGTAACTTTGACTATCATTACAAAAGTGATGAAGGCGACCTGCAAAGCGCCAGAATGTCTCAGTTTACCCGGGTATACAGCGGCGACATTCATTATTTAGATCATCCCAAAATGGGGATCATCTTCCAAATCAGAAAATACAGACACTGA